GTACCCCTTTCCCtgcaggacctgcagtgatgtcataatcatgtgaccagcacatgacatgatatacctggacctgtggtttagtctgtgtgtggtgctgtggggAGAAGTTGTACGTCCCACAGAAGTAAggactaaggccggtgtcacacttgcgagtgcaatgcgagaaactcgcgcaccaattcctggcactgctgccggcagttTGGACCAGAGCGctcagctgcataaaaatacatgcagccgcacactccggtcccgagtgccggcaattgatgcaagagactcgcgcgagtttctcgcattgcactcacaagtgtaacacctgcttaagagtggttttccctaaCCATGTTTGGGAGGAACCAGCACCAAGGAGGACTGAACTGTATGttataattttgttttgttttctaccATGCCCAGAGGGCTGTTTTGTTTTTTAAGCACCGTGGTTTATGCTGCACACAGTAAACCCACTGGTGTTTTCAAGTGCATGAGCTCCTGAGTCTACCTGAAGGCCTCTACCGAGAGTGGCAACCCCTCACATGTGGTGTATTGAGTGCGGGCAGCGATTCCGGTACACGGATAGAGGCTGAGGACAACTACATGTCCTGGGTGAAATCCGCCATCCAGCATGAGACATCCGGCAACATGGAGGAGCTGATGAAACATCTCATGCAGGCACATCAGCAACACCAACTTGCTAGTCAGCAGGCACAGCTAGCACACCAAGAGACAAATAAAGTGTTGGCACAGCAATTTCAGCAGCAGGAGTCGCTAACTCAACAAATTGAGCTCCTCGCAGAGGCGGTTCGGGTAAGGCCGGAAGATGATGCATAAACCTGGAAACAGTAAGGCGAGCTatgcagaaaatgaccccaggGGATGATGTGGAAGCCTTGACAGTTTTTGAGCGGGTGGCTGAACGGGAGAGACTTCCACCGGAGCAATGGGCAGAGGTGCTGGCACCATATATGACGGGAAGCCCCAGAAGGCATATTATGACTTATCTctccaggatgccaaggagtatgggAACTTAAAAACTGAGATACTGGCACGCCAGGGGGGTGACAATGTAAGGACTCATCGAGCCTACCGCTGGGCATATGCTGGTGATAACCCAACCTGTTCACAGATGTTTGACTTGCTACACCTGATTCAAAAATGACTGCAGCCAGAGTcatccactccagcccagatggtctaGCGTGTGGTGATGGACAGATTCATCCACTCCCTACCCAGGCCAATACCTGGGTTACCCATGGCGACCCCCAGAATGCAGACGATCTGGTTGAGAGGTACCAGGTGGTGAAGAAAGCCCTGGGGAAACCAGAAGTTACTATGTTCCTGTACTGGGATATCCAAAAGGGGCGGGCTCACTAAAGAGGGTGGCTAGGCACATAACTGAGGGATGTCCAAATCCTGCTGAGGGAACCTCTAAGACTGGGTTGAAGGATGTGGTCTGTTGGTGGTATCACAATCCTGGGCATGTAGCCGCCTGGTGTAATATGCCCCCTGAACCTATGGACTGCAGTCTCGGCAGACGGTGCTCATATTATGCTTACCTGGCCTGCAGCATGGAATGTAAACCCGGTGACGGTCCCCAGTCATGTGCTGTCTCCGTCAATGGGGTGAGGGTCCTCAGGCTGTTGGATTCTGGAAGTCTGGTGACACTAATCAGTGCTGCACTGCCCCACCAGTTAATTCCCAATAAGTGGGTGTCCGCTGCATACATGGAGACGCCAAGGACTAAACTGTAGTCAGAGTAATCATGGGGACAGACTTTTGATAAGAcccatgaggttggggtagtaAGAGACTTGATCCATCCTGTCATACTGGATCATGATTTTTCTCTGTTCTGAGACTTGTGGCAGAAGGCGACTGTACCGAGTGTCCCGGTTCAAATCCAGGCCCCTCATGAGGTATCTCTGTCAGGATCAGAGGTGATAGTTTACCATTTGTGTCCTTGCTGGAGAGGAGGACGAGACTGTACCTGAGGATCCCAGCTTCCCTGATTTAGAGGAGAGAACTTCGGGACTGCTCAGCTTCGAGATCTCACATTGAAATATGCCTTTGAAAACGGCAATGTAtataatggggttgctcaagagccgagggctgacaccaggttccctcaTTTTGCAGTGACTAGCAAACTGCTGTATCGGGTGACCAAATTGAGGGGTGAAGAAATTGTGGAAAAGCTGTTCCAACATCGTACCGGCAGAGGGTCCTAGAGATGGCTCATGCACATATACTGGGGGGTGATCTAGGGGTAGAGAAAACTCAGGAGAGGGTACTGCAGAGATTTTATTGGCCAGGTTGTCAGCGTGAGATTCTAGAGTATTGTAGGTCTTGCCCTACCTGCCAGATAactgcccctgtgtctcacttCAGAAGCCTCTTAGTTCCCTTGCCAGTGAGAGCAATTCCCTTTGACAGAATTGCTATGGACTTGGTGGCGCCTCTTGTTAAATTGGCAAGTGGCCACCAATACATCTTGGTTGTCATGGATCATGCGACCCGATACCCCGAAGCAGTGCCACTGAGGAACTCCTCAGCTAAGAGTATTGTGTGGGAGCTCGTACACATCTTTGACAGGACCAGATTGCTCAAGGAAATTTTGATGGACCAGGGAACACCATTTATGAGCAAACTGATGCGGGAGCTGTGCAGAGTCCTCCAGATCACCCAGCTTGAACCTCCATGTACCATCCGCAGACCAGTGGCCTGGTGGAGCgcttcaacaagaccttgaaggccatgctcaagagggTCTTGAGAAGGATGGTCGAGACTGAGACTATTTACTCCCATTCTTGCTCTTTTCCATTGGAGAAATCCCACAGGCATCCACTGGGTTCTCACCATTTGAACTTATGTACGGTCCACATCCACGAGAGCTCCTGGAGATCACCAAGGAAACCTGGGAGGCCAAAGTCATGCCACACCGAAGCGTGATAGAGCATGTTACCCAGCAGCAGGAGAGAATGGCTCATGTAATGCCTATCATGAAGGAACATCTACTCAAGGTGCAGGAGGCCCAGGCAAGGGTGTACAACCGATCGTACTTATACGAATGGTGGATAGaaagttcctggccaagtggcaaggcccgTATGAGGTTGTGGAGAAACTCGGGGATATGAATTATAAGATACACCAGCCCGGTCGCAGGAAGCCGTACCAGATGTACTATGTGAATCTGCTCAAACCCTggcaggacattgacagctggaagctccttgcctgggGACCTGTCTCAGCCAAGGTCGAGGAGGTCGTAAGTGCAGAGACATTGACGCCAGCCCAGAAGTAGCAATGGCAAGAACTGCTGCAGCAGAACCATGATCTATAGAAAAAATGAAAGgaatggagcgcacttacccaaGTAGAATTGTCACCACTTTATTTGGACATACAACAAtacagcagggagggatgtgaaaactgacggacgacggccgtttcgtgcccacGGCACTTCAACGGGTACGGGCacgaacggccgtcgtccgtcagttttcacatccctccctgcagTATTGTTGTATGTCCAAATAAAGTGGTGACAATTCTACTTGGGTACGTGCGCTCCATTCCTTTCATTTTTTTCTATGGATTGTTGTGGACTTCTTTTTTGGATGCAGCACCCTATTGGTACAAGGGGAAAATCATTACGGCTATAACAAAAAAGGTTTGAGATATCAGAGTCTAACGTATTGCAGCTGTGTGgaggtgtttttttctttgttttggctTCTAAAAGAACCATGATCTGTTCTCAGAATTGCCAGGGCGCACACAGGTTGTGGAACATGACatactaacagagccacatgtaagGGTAAACCTTAAGCCCTACAGAATCCCCGAAGCACGCTGGGAGATAATTTCACAAGATGTAAAGAGGATCCTGGACCTCAGGGTAATAGAGGAATCAAAAAGTGTCTAACCCCTAACAAAGGGATACTGGCAGATCCACATGTCGCAAAGCGCCATAGAGAAGACGGCCTTCTTGACGCCAGATGGCTGCTTCCATTACATCAGGATGCCATTCGGTCTGCAGGGGGGCCccgctaccttccagagggcaatAGATTGGATCTTGGCACAGCATATGAAGTATGCTGCAGCTTATGTGGATAACATCATCATCTTCAGCCTTGACTGGAGTTTGCATCTCCCAAAAGTGCAGGCGGTCCTCAATGCCTTGAGGAAAGcaaggtttacaataaacccgaagaagtgtgccataGGGAATGAAGAGGCCAGGTACTTGGCCTACATCATTCAAAGAGGCGTAATCCAGCCCCAATTGAATAAAAGAGACGATTCAGGAGTGGCCACAAacgctttccaagaagcaagtgtgGGCATTTCTTGGGATTGTGGGGTACTACTGGTGGTTTATCCCGAACTTTGCCATGATTACCGCACCGTTAAGGGACCTCCTCATGGGCACCAGGCTGACTGTTGTAAAATGGACTCCTGACACAGAGAGGGCGTTTCAGGAACTCAAGCGGGCTCTGTGTAGGCATCCGGTTCTTGTCGCACTAGACTTTAAAAAAGAATTTGTGTTACAGACCGATGCTTCAGAGGCTGAATCTgtagcatgaaaacaggcaagaagaggtagtgattTGACCAGAGGGATaattcggtcaactgttccacagagcttcCTTCCCCCACTCAGCTAGATAACTGGCCAAGGgtgtgttgttcccctgtatggcagatttttctgaaagtcctccagacaaaacaactgtaatttacagcatctgccaaaccaagctaagaagaggcaagaacactgccaacctgagcacaaccagcatgcaaaagcacattgcAGCCAAGCATCCCAGTAACTGGggggaacgcctgggtacaaaatctgtgtctaagGGTGAATCCACTGGCCCTTCAATTACATACACTGTATTCGTAATTTTATTCTAAtactttggtgtctggtagaattcaGTTTActgacactgatcatacagctcccccaactcctgtattatattcactttACAGTGGCTTCACCTGCTATGACTgtgctccattgggatccggtatCCAAAATGAACTGTCAAGcttacaaaactcaggtttcacagcacctgctggccctctgaaaatggggGTGGTGGTGGAGGCAGCAAAGCCCATATTCAAATGGACATGTTTAAGCTGACATTGTAaatggatggggaatatgtattgcaCTATGTAGCTAACAATTTCCGAAAATGTAggcgtgagagccctcacaaatgttaaaggaaaaactaaagccaaaacgctccgtgtgaacagatgctaaaggggagtttttttaaaaaattattttgcattatattcatgtaattatgaaggaaaaatgtttcttagcatttttccctttaaacaaCATTTAGAtttgtttggtaggtctttttataaaCCTGTAATTTTAGATTTTTTGTTTTGTATGTCATAAGTCCTCTTTGACACGTcaatgtctctggtacgtgtggtgaaagTTTTCCCATGTCCTGGAGACACTGACAGATGAccatttaaaaagaacctgtccccccaaaaaatcgacactgagctaagcccaccggcatcatgggcttatctacatcattctggaatgctgtacataagcccctgatgctggtgggcttacctcaccatcgattttgggggtgacaggttccctttaaatgattggGTGTACGCACAGGTCAGCTTGGTTTTAtggaaattatttatttatttttttgtttttttattttccggGGCGCATGGTACACAAACACGTACACACATGGATGGCCACCACGAAAGAAtcaaagcgctgttccccggcggaagGTGATGAAGAGGATCGCATTATTCTCCCCGGCTCAGCACACGAActctttatcacctgctgctggtGACCAGCGCTTTTCTTCTTCCATGGTGGCCATCCATGTGTTACTAATGCCTAACAGTTACACACCTGTACACAGATATCACTGGTCAATTTGTCCTTACCGTTAGTATTGTGACATGTGAAACAAACCTGTCAGCCGTTTTGGCCGCTATAGAACATGCTGAAAACGGACCTATCTACTGCATTGTTAAACTGATTGTGTAGCCACGCAGCTCAAACAACAAAACTATTTACTTGTGGGGCCGTATGCTCACATGGGTGATGCAGGTGTGGCTCACACGACTCCTATGTTTTTGCGATGCaagcctcctgcttgcttcattgtTGTAATGTGCATGCGCACTTTTCTGCCATGCTGAGGATAGAGCAAAATACTGAAGTACGCATGTGCTGGGACTCAAACTTTTCCCGTGCCTGCACCATGCTGGAATTTGCTCTGCCCTTCACAATGAAGAGAAGTACGGCTGCGCAGTAGAACCATGAACATAGCAGGATGGTGTCGGTGAGGCGATGGACCTGCTAAACTCATGTGACTGTGCACTTCACCTAAGGTAAGTCAGCTCTAAATTTTGGGCCTTATAAAAAAGTTTGACTTAGGAGTTATTGACAGCATTCGAAGATGTTCTTGAAAAAAACAGAAAGGCGGTGGCATAGTGGCCTtaactgctgacaggtttcctttaacttgaAGGTGACATTACTGATAATTTTTtcttttccttgcagatttctggCCACAGGATAGAGCTATACATCCCtacacctccaatttagagttggtaaatctactATCTCTCAAATTGGGAGGTGCACATGTaacgtcatctggcagaagttgcagcccaccgTGATGCCTTCCGCAactgaggagacttggctgcaggttgcagcaggctttcagtctgtggccaatttcccaaactgcataggtgcagttgatggtaaacatgtaagggttcagcagccaccacgatcaggatcactcttctttaattataagaagtatttctcagtggtcctgatggcggtggctgatgcccattacaaatttgttgccatttatgttggtgcctatggtagtactggggattctcgggtgttgcgacgTTCACaaattgggatgcaaattcttcaagatggcggaacgctcctagccccaagacctttgccgggttccacacatccagtgccctttgtgatggtatcagaTGAGGCCTTTGCTTTAACAACCAACCTGCTGCgtccatacccacgaaggggactggatgcccgacgaaggatttttaattatcggatGAGTCGTGCAtgaagatatgtggaatgcacctttggtatCATGagcagtcagtggaggatctttcacacacgCATCCTGCTGGATACTGACACCGTTGacactgtgattaaggcttgctgtgtgCTCCGCAACTATGCTCGTGATTACAGCACTGAcatagatgtggagtaccagcagtcagtatttaatccagtggtcaacgtgggTCTGGGAAGACCATCCAGCTCCGGTGCGTGTGTGAGAgaaaccttcactgactactttatgagtccagaaggttccgtgcactggcaatactcctgtgtcgGTGATGTGCAGCCGGACCAGCAGAGGATGGACGAAAACTAAACCGAAGACTGAAAACTACACTGAAGACCAAGAAAAATTATTACACTTTTTTTGGCCAAACATTTGTATTATCTTTTCgtttattaaaaaatattaataatattactattttttgctttatttcaaattatactgttattttttctttttagtatAATTATGAGTGATGGGAAAAAGAGACCGTCACATTGTTCTGTTCTCCATCACTGTTTGTGTGATTGTTATATAATGCTGGGGGCcaattgttgtgtgtgtgtgcggtgccgTGAACGGAGGGTTACCATAGTGGCTTCATCAGGGCCCAGTCATGTGTTGTAGGCCTAGGAAGTTATTTTTTCATCGTATATTCTATTTTTAAAAAAAACGGCAAAATTTTAGGGAGTTGATTAATtgataacaaattttggggttaatAAAAGCTATGTCATATACCCCTTATGGTATTGTAGAATAAATACGCTATGGGATGGTGAAAATATAAATTTATTTATAAATCATTCAAACACGGTATGAAAAAAGTTGTCATTGCTTAGTTAAACTTCaatcttttctaaaaaaaatttttaattgtAACTAAATCTCAATTATAGCAAATGAGTTGATTTTTATATAGATTGAAAAACCAAGTCGGGTATGGGTGTACAAAAACAGTGTGGCAGACTGTATGAAATGGACCTGCATTATGACTGTCAACCTTTTCACTAATTTATACTAGTATAGTCCGGGCCAAATCCAAAGTTTTCGGAGTTGCTATCTGAGTAGTAATAATGGCTGGTAGGCCGGTGATAGCGTTGCTCATGCTGCAGTGGCTGTGGTGGTTTTGGTCTCACACTCTGTGTGATACTCATTACAATGTCCGCTAGGGGGGCAATTGGTGCAGGTTCCTCAAGCGCATCCAAAAGAGCATGCACAGAGCTCATAAATTTGCTCTGTCTATCCGGTGCCAATAACCGGGCCTTGCTCGCTATACTTGAGCCAAATAGATCCATGTAATCCTCTTTTGCTGATTTGTTAAGATCAATTGTATCATTGACCCTTTTTGTTGTTTGATcttcttttttttggttttgtttttttttggggggggcccaGTTATTGGCACCGGATTGACAGAGGTTTGTTGGTTTGGTGTCGCATCATTTTGGTCCGCCGAAGCCATCCCAGAAGATGTTGAACTGGAACATAATGCAGCAGAAGCTCATGCTACAACAGGGATTGAGCCTGGTGCATCATCTGCTGACTCCGATGTTCCAGATGTTTCTGGGGTTGAGTCTTCTCCGGGCTCAGGAGCCGGAATGTTCCCTTCAGTGCTGTGAAAGGAAAGACAAGGAATTTTTTAGTTTGAAAGAAAAAATTATATTCATCATTACTGCATTTACTTTTAACAAATCACCTCCTCAAAGTCCTGCTGGTGAGCAAGAAAGTTCGGTCTTCATACAGACTGAAGTTCCCTTTGGTTGGGGAAGACCCGCTTTTCAAAAGGTTGCTCTGCATTTTTTGAAACCGATCTCGCACCGACCTCCACCGTTGTTTGACATCTTTATCTAAAAGAATACAATAATATGATCATTACATTCCCTTTAAAAATTATTGTTATGAAAGGCCGTAAAAAAATAATTACTAATTTTCAGCTGCAGTGCACAGTTGTAGCCATCATAATCCGGATAAAGGTCACGGAAAACCCTGGTCCAGCAGTTATCCCGTGCATATTTGTCTTTGTATGCCTCATCGGCCGGGTCCCAGATGGCGGGCATGTCCCTTATCTATAATGGGTaacaaaatgtaattaaaaaacatACTCATATGTAATAGttatacattaaaaaaatgtattctaaaaaaaatatagaaaatgtaGACACACCGATGTTTTATGtatagatatctaatatataattgcctagaatactacttcctgcaatttgtgccaacttccgtggctttgtccggagctaatgtccggagctaatgtccggagctaatgtccggagctaatgtccggagataagtgatgtcaccagtgtcctacacccaggcagagcacaggggccccaggcagcatatggggccccaggcagagcatagtggccccaggcagagcacaggggtaccaggcagcatatggggccccaggcagagcacagtggtcccaggcagagcacaggggccccaggcagcctatggggccccaggcagagcacagtggccccaggcagagcacaggggccccaggcagcatatggggccccagacagagcacaggggccccaggcagcatatggggccccaggcagagcacaggggccccaggcagaacatggggccccaggcagagcacaggggccccaggcagagcacaggggccccaggcagagcacaggggccccaggcagcatatggggccccaggcagagcacaggggccccaggcagcatatggggccccaggcagagcacagtggccccaggcagagcacaggggccccaggcagaacatggggccccaggcagagcacaggggccccaggcagcatatggggccccaggcagagcacagtggccccaggcagcatatggggccccaggcagagcacagtggccccaggcagagcacaggcgccccaggcagcatatggggccccaggcagagcacagtggtcccaggcagagcacaggggccccaggcagcttatggggccccaggcagagcacagtggccccaggcagaacatggggccccaggcagagcacaggggccccaggcagaacatggggccccaggcagagcacaggggccccaggcagcatatggggccccaggcagagcacaggggccccaggcagcatatggggccccaggcaaagcacaggggccccaggcagcatatggggccccaggcagagcacagtggccccaggcagagcacacaccaaatcggaggccgaggggccccgccaaccaaatcggaggccgaggggccccgccaaccaaatcggaggccgaggggccccgccaaccaaatcggaggccgaggggccccgccaaccaaatcggaggccgagcggccccgcccaccaaagcggaggccgaggggcccggccccgcccaccaaagcggaggccgaggggcccggccccgcccaccaaagcggaggccgaggggccccgaccaccacatcggaggccgagggtccccgcccaccaaattggaggccgagggtccccgcccaccacatcggaggccgaggggccccgcccaccaaatcggaggccgagggtctccgcccaccaaatcggaggccgagggtctccgcccaccaaatcggaggccgagggtccccgcccaccaaatcggaggccgagggtccacaccatccaaatcggaggccgaggggccccgcccaccaaatcggaggccgacgggccccacccaccaaatcggaggccgagggtccccgcccaccaaatcggaggccgagggtccccgcccaccaaatcggaggccgagggtccccgcccaccaaatcggaggccgaggggccccgccaaccaaatcggaggccgaggggcttcgccaaccaaatcggaggccgaggagccccgcccaccaaatcgaaggccgagcggccccgcccaccaaagcggaggccgaggggcctggccccgcccaccacatcggaggccgaggggccccgcccaccacatcggaggccgaggggccccgcccaccacatcggaggccgaggggccccgcccaccaaatcggaggccgagggtccccgcccaccaaatcggaggccgagggtccccgcccaccaaatcggaggccgaggggccccgccaaccaaatcggaggccgaggggccccgccaaccaaatcggaggccgaggggccccgccaaccaaatcggaggccgaggagccccgcccaccaaatcgaaggccgagcggc
This is a stretch of genomic DNA from Ranitomeya variabilis isolate aRanVar5 chromosome 6, aRanVar5.hap1, whole genome shotgun sequence. It encodes these proteins:
- the LOC143782897 gene encoding uncharacterized protein LOC143782897; translation: MPAIWDPADEAYKDKYARDNCWTRVFRDLYPDYDGYNCALQLKINKDVKQRWRSVRDRFQKMQSNLLKSGSSPTKGNFSLYEDRTFLLTSRTLRSTEGNIPAPEPGEDSTPETSGTSESADDAPGSIPVVA